The nucleotide sequence CTGGGTAACAGCCCTGACCGGCGCGGCGACAGCAGTGTGCAACGTTGGCCCAGGCTTAGGCCCGATCATTGGCCCAGCGGGTAACTTCTCCAGCTTGCCCGATGCGGCCAAATGGCTGCTAACCATCGGTATGCTGCTGGGGCGTTTGGAAATTCTGACCGTACTGGTGCTGGTCACTCGGGCATTCTGGCGGCACTGAATAAACACCAGACCGGCTAAATAACTGAGCGCACGCGGCCACAGCCTCTAAAATTTCGCTACACCTGCAATGGAACTCGCTTAGATGGCCTGGCCGACCTTACGGATCATCGCCTTTGTTAATGGCATCTTTCTCCTGACCCTGGCGATCAGCATGGCCGTGCCCATGCTAACGCTGGTGTTATTTGCGCGGCCTAACGAGCTCAACACCTTTCTCTGGCCGAGCCTGATCACGCTTGTCGCGGGCTTGGCGATGATCGCCCAAGGCCGGCCTAAAGATGTGCAATTGCGCCCTCGCGATATGTACCTGCTGACGGTGTCCAGCTGGGTGCTGGTAGGGCTGTTTGCCTCACTGCCCTTTATGTTTTCTCTGCGTTTGGGCGTGACTGACGCGGTGTTTGAGAGCATGTCGGGCATCACCGCCACTGGCGCCACCGTGCTCAGCGGCTTAGACAGCATGTCGCCGGGGATTTTGATTTGGCGCTCGCTGCTGCACTGGCTTGGCGGGATCGGCTTTATTGCCATGGCGGTGGCGATTCTACCCATGCTGCGAATCGGCGGTATGCGCCTGTTCCAGACCGAATCATCGGACCGCTCCGAGAAGATCATGCCACGCTCGCACATGGTCGCCAAATATATGATCGCGGCCTACGTGGGCATCAGCCTGCTTGGCTGCTTGGCGCTCTGGGTGGCCGGCATGGGCGTGTTTGATGCGATCAACCACACCATGTCCGCCATCGCCACGGGCGGGTTCTCCACCTCAGATCAATCAGTGGGCAAATGGACCCAACCGGGCGTGCATTGGGTCACCATCGTGTTGATGATTCTCGGCAGCTTGCCCTTCGTGCTGTTTGCTTCAATGTTGCGTGGTAACTACAAGGCGTTGATTCGGGACCAGCAAGTGCGCGGCTTCCTCGGTATTTTGCTCAGTACCTGGCTGTTGCTCGGCACTTGGTATTACCTGAGCACCGATCTGCATTGGCTTGAAGCCATTCGCCATGTCGCGTTCAACACCACGTCAATCATGACCACCACCGGTTTTGCCCTCGGCGATTACACCCTTTGGGGGGGCTTTGCCGGCATGCTGTTTTTCTACTTGGGGTTTATCGGGGGTTGCTCAGGCTCAACCGCTGGCGGCTTAAAGATATTCCGTTTCCAAGTGGCCTATGTGCTGCTTCGGGCCAACTTGATGCAGCTGATCCATCCCCGCGCGGTGATCAAGCAGCAGTACAACCGTCACCACCTGGATGAAGACATCGTCCGCTCGATCCTGACCTTCTCATTCTTCTTCACCATCACCATCGCCGTGCTGGCACTCGGCCTGACGCTGTGTGGCTTGGACTGGATCACCGCACTCAGCGGTGCAGCCAGTACCGTCTCAGGTGTTGGCCCTGGCATGGGTCCGATCATCGGCCCGGCGGGCAATTTTTCTAGCCTGCCCGATACGGCTAAATGGTTGCTGACCTTCGGTATGCTGCTCGGCCGCCTGGAAATCCTCACCGTATTGGTGCTGATGTTGCCGGCCTTCTGGCGGCACTGAGTCGTCTTGCTGCACGCTTGTTGCCGGCGCATGCAATTGATGCCGCTAGATACGCGTCCGGTATTCGCCTGGGGTGGTGTTAAACCAACGGCGAAACGCACGGAAAAAGTTGCTGGGGTCAGAAAACCCCAGCAGGTAGGAAATCTCCAACAAGGTCAGATTGGCCTGGCCCAAGTATTGGCCGGCCAGCTCGCGGCGCGTGTCGTCGAGCAGGTGCTGATAGCTGGTGCCTTCATCCTGTAAACGACGCTGCAAGGTGCGCTCGGATAAGAGCAGCGCTTGCGCCACCGCCTCACGCTTGGGCTCGCCTTGGGGCAACAAACGGCACAGCACTTGGCGCGCTTGATGGGTTACCCGCGAGCCCGAAAACCGCGCCAAATATTCCCCGGCAAAACGATCGTGCAACTGTGCCAAGGCTTCATTAGCCGATGGCAACGGTGCATCTAAATCAGCCCGATCAAACAGCAAGGCATAGTGCTCGGCATCGAATTTCAGCGGGCACTGGAACACCTCTTGATAGGGCTGCAAATTCTCTGGCGCCGCGCCCATCAGGCTGACAAGCCGCGGACGCAAGGGCTTGCCGGTGAGCCAACGAGAAAATGCCAACGAATGCGCCAATGAAGCCTCAGCGCTCTGCCGCGCTGAAGGCAAGCGATCGCCATGGATGGCCAGGAGCATTTCATAGCCTTCAGGGGTGGGGTGAAAACTGATGTCAGCGCCCTCGGCAATAATCCGCTGGTAGCGCACCAGCCGGGCGAAACCCTCCAGTAAATTGCGGCTGCTCATGACCGCATAGCCAACCACGTTGAATGCCGATGGCCGCTGGATTTTTGCCATGTTTAAGCCTATGGCCGGGTTGCCAGACGCTTGCACGGCCAAGTGCCAAAGACGGGTCATGGCATCCTGAGCAAAGCGCGCATCGGGGTCGCTTAACGCTGCATAGTCGAGGCCGAGCTGAGCAAACAGGCTGCGGCAATCAACATCGCCAAGTTCCAACGCCGCGACAATACCCGCAGCCCAGCTGGATGAAGTGGTACGTTCACTCATGACTTGATCTGTTCTTATTCGGGTACGAAGGGCGACGGAAGGATACTAAACTGGCACCGAATGTCAGTGGCCACGCGCTTAAGCCGACCTAGACTGATGGTTAGTCTTAACCGCTGCAACCCCGGCGGTAACATGAACATCATTGCGAGGCCCTTATGACCAGCGAAACCAATACCCGCTTCAGCAGCTTCGCCGAGTTCTATCCCTACTACCTGCAGGAACACAGCAACGCCATTTGCCGCCGCCTGCATTACGTCGGCAGCTTTTTGGTGCTGGGCATAATCGCCTACAGCGTGCTGACTCAGCAGTGGCTATGGCTGCTGGCCATCCCGCTGGTTGGTTATGGTTT is from Pseudomonas sp. TMP9 and encodes:
- a CDS encoding TrkH family potassium uptake protein; amino-acid sequence: MAWPTLRIIAFVNGIFLLTLAISMAVPMLTLVLFARPNELNTFLWPSLITLVAGLAMIAQGRPKDVQLRPRDMYLLTVSSWVLVGLFASLPFMFSLRLGVTDAVFESMSGITATGATVLSGLDSMSPGILIWRSLLHWLGGIGFIAMAVAILPMLRIGGMRLFQTESSDRSEKIMPRSHMVAKYMIAAYVGISLLGCLALWVAGMGVFDAINHTMSAIATGGFSTSDQSVGKWTQPGVHWVTIVLMILGSLPFVLFASMLRGNYKALIRDQQVRGFLGILLSTWLLLGTWYYLSTDLHWLEAIRHVAFNTTSIMTTTGFALGDYTLWGGFAGMLFFYLGFIGGCSGSTAGGLKIFRFQVAYVLLRANLMQLIHPRAVIKQQYNRHHLDEDIVRSILTFSFFFTITIAVLALGLTLCGLDWITALSGAASTVSGVGPGMGPIIGPAGNFSSLPDTAKWLLTFGMLLGRLEILTVLVLMLPAFWRH
- a CDS encoding Mpo1-like protein, yielding MTSETNTRFSSFAEFYPYYLQEHSNAICRRLHYVGSFLVLGIIAYSVLTQQWLWLLAIPLVGYGFAWVGHFVFEKNRPATFDYPFYSLMADWVMLKDAFTGRIKF
- a CDS encoding AraC family transcriptional regulator, translating into MSERTTSSSWAAGIVAALELGDVDCRSLFAQLGLDYAALSDPDARFAQDAMTRLWHLAVQASGNPAIGLNMAKIQRPSAFNVVGYAVMSSRNLLEGFARLVRYQRIIAEGADISFHPTPEGYEMLLAIHGDRLPSARQSAEASLAHSLAFSRWLTGKPLRPRLVSLMGAAPENLQPYQEVFQCPLKFDAEHYALLFDRADLDAPLPSANEALAQLHDRFAGEYLARFSGSRVTHQARQVLCRLLPQGEPKREAVAQALLLSERTLQRRLQDEGTSYQHLLDDTRRELAGQYLGQANLTLLEISYLLGFSDPSNFFRAFRRWFNTTPGEYRTRI